The sequence TTCCCCCACTCCAGACACCCCTGGCGCGAAAAAGAGAAAGTCCCGGGCCCAACGGAATTCCCGAGGCCGTGTTCCGCCTGACAACAGGTCTGTTGTGCACCCGAGCACGTCCGGGCCGTTCCCGGGTTCAGGAGCCGATGCGCACCGGGCCGGGGATGCGTTCCCTCAGAGCAGCACGCCGCTTCCTTCCCAGGTGAGGGGGGCGGGCACCTCCCGGTCCTCCGCCCTGCGGGGGGCCGCCCTCGGGAGGGGCGTCCTGCTTGGAAGGAGCCGCATCATGAAGCGTTGGGGTTTCGTCGGGTTGCTGGCGCTGGCCGCGTGTGCGCCGGAGTCGTCCACGCGCGCCTCCGCGCAGGGGCAGGTGTGCCCGGGAGTCCTCGCCGGCGGCATCAAGGAGGAGACGTCGGCCCGCCAGGGACTGGACGGAACGCAGCCCTCGCGCACGCATGACGACGGGCGCGAGCCGGTCATCATCCGCTTCCGGCGCAGCGGCGGCACCGGCACCCATGCGGCGGCCGTCACCGCCTCCGGCGCCAGCTTCACCGCGAGCACCGGCGCGAAGGTGAGCGCCGTCTACCGCAACATCCCCGCCGTGGCCGCGCGCGTGTCGCCCGCGGAGCGCTACCTGCTGGAGCGCAGCGACCTGGTGGAGAGCATCGAGGTGGATCAGCCCTGGAGCGCCCAGGGCCTGACGCCCGCGCTCTTCTCGCCGCTGCCGCGCCAGCTGACGGCCGCCACGCTGCTGCCCGGCGACGAGTACACCGAAGGGCTGCGCCTGGTGCAGGCCCCGGAGGTGTGGGACGCCAACGGGGACGGCGTGCTGGACGAGGGCGCGCCCACGGGCCAGGGCGTGAAGGTGTGCATCATCGACAGCGGCCTGGACATGGCGCACCCGGAGTTCCAGGGCGCCGTGGCGGCCAGCCATGACTTCCTGGACGACGACGACGACGCGAACGACCGCGGCAGCAAGGGCCAGTGGGGCCAGGGCCACGGCACGCACGTGGCGGGCATCATCGCGGCGCGCGTGGGCCAGGGCGGCGTCACCGGCCCCCGGGGCAGCCCCGGCGGCATGGTGGGCGTGGCGCCCAACGCGTCGCTGCTCATCGCGCGCGTGCTGGACCTGCAGGGGCACACGCAGATGAGCGTGGTGCTCTCCGCCATGGAGTGGTGCGAGTCCCAGGGCGCGCGCGTCGTGTCGCTGTCGCTGGGCGGCGGCACCGCCACGCGCAGCACGGTGGAGGCGTTCAAGGCGCTCTTGGACCACGGCATGCTGGTGGTGGCGGCCTCCGGCAACCAGAACGGCCCGGTGAGCTACCCGGCGTCCGACCCGTCCGTGCTCGCGGTGGGGGCGGTGGACTCGCGCGAGCGGCGCGCCAGCTTCTCCAACGCGGGCCCGGAGCTGTCGCTGGTGGCGCCCGGCGTGGACGTGCTGTCCACGTTCCCCCGCGGGCTGGGCGCCTTCGCGGAGATGTCCGTGGAGGACGCGTCCCCGCTGTCGCGCTCGCTGTTGTATTCGCCCACGGGTGACACCTCCGGGCGGCTGGTGGACTGCGGCCTGGGGGATTCGCTGGACTCGTGCCTGGAAGCCACCTGTGACGGCTTCGTCGCGTACGTGCGGCCGGGCGCGGTGCCCGTGGATCAGTCCATGGCCAACGTGATGCGGCAGGGCGCGCGCGCCGTCGTCTTCGCCGCCGAGGACGCCCCCGCGGGCGGCTCGGTGGACATCCTCTCCCTGCCGCGCAGCGGCCACTGGGCCCCGGCCGTCAGCGTCAACCAGGCCGCCAGCACCATGCTGCGCCAGCGGCTGGGCGCGGACGCGCGGCTGTCCCTCTTCCCGGTGGACTACACCCACGTGTCCGGCACCTCCATGGCCGCGCCCTACGTGAGCGGCGTCGCCGCGCTCCTGTGGAGCGCCCGGCCGGAGCTCACGCCCCAGCAGGTGCGCGAGGCGCTGGAGGCTTCCGCGCGCGACCTGGGCACCCAGGGCCGCGACCCGCTGTTCGGCCACGGCCTGGTGCACGCGCGGGACGCCTTGCAGCGGCTGCCGTGACGCACGCGATTCTCAAGAGCCGGGAGGCGCGTCCCGGACGCGGAGCGTGGATGTTGAGGAACGGAAAAATGCTCCGCGTGACGAAATCGCGAATGCACTTCTGCGTGGAATGAAAGCGCGCCGGGATTGTACGTGGCGCGCGCCAATGGCTGCCGGGAAGGTGGCCAACCCGGCGCGAAAACCCTTTCATTCTTGAATTGAGGATCTCCATGTTGCGAATTGCTGTTGCCGCCCTGGTCGTTGCCGCTACGGGTTGCGCCTCGTCGAGTGGCGCGGCGGCCGCTGCCAACGCCGGCAACGCCACGGTCACGGGCAGCGTCGCGTACCCCGCGACGGGCCTGCAGGGCGACCCGTGCTCGTCGGTGCGGGTGAAGGTGACGGAGGGTGGCGGCGCGGCCCTGGGCTGGGGCGAGGTGAAGCAGAGCCGCAACAACCGCTGCAGCTTCAACGTGGGCGGGCTGCCGGACGGCAAGGAGCTGAACGTGGAGCTGGTGGTGGACGCGGGCCTCAAGTGCGCCAGCGGCGCGGCGCCCACGGCCACCCCGGGCCCCACGAAGATGACCATCGCCCGGTTCGCGGCGCCCGTGGTCAGCTACAAGCTGGCCTGCGAGTAGCCCTCCGGAAGTCCCATTGAAGTGCTTCACCGTGTGAAGGCCGGGCGTGCCCGAAGTGGGGCCCCCGGCCTTCGTGCGTGGATGGCCGCATGCCCGGCGGGGGGACAGGGACCATTGAAAGCTGAACACAAGGGCGCGAAGCTGCCCCGGCCCATGACTGGTTTCCGTCCGCGTACCGCCGTGCTCGCCCTGGCCCTGCTGGGGGCCGGGTGCGAATCCGAAGTGCCCTTTCCCACCGACGACGAGCTGGACCAGCTCAGCGCCCTGCACACGCAGAGCGCGAAGCCGGAGGTGGACCCCACCAACAAGTGGGGTGACAACGCGGACGCGGCGGCGCTGGGCCAGCGGCTCTTCGAGGACCCGGGGCTGTCGCGCTGCGGGACGGTGTCCTGCAAGAGCTGCCACGCCGGGGAGTCCTACACGGTGGAGACGGCGACGGCGGAGGGCTGCGGAGGCCACCAGTCCGAGCGCAACCCGCCCAGCCTGCTCAACGTGGGCTACAGCCGCTGGTTCATGTGGGACGGGCGGGCGGACCGGCTCTGGTCCCAGGCGGTGCTGCCGCTGACGAACCCCATTGAAATGGACTCGGACGCGACGGTGGTGCGCTCACGGCTGGTGGCGGAGCCCACGTACACGGCGGCGTACTCGGCGCTGTTCGGCAAGGCGCCCGCGGACGAGTCCGACGGCGACCGGCTGATGGCGAACGTGGGCAAGGTGCTGGCGGCGTACCAGCGCACGCTCAACCGCACCGACGCGCCCTTCGACGCGGACGTGCGGCGCTTCCTCCAGGCGGTGGAGGCGGGCACGCAGGAGAAGGACCCGGCGTACCTGGGCCTGAAGACGTTCATGCGCAAGGGCCAGTGCGTGGTGTGCCACAAGGGCCGCTCGCTGACGGACGACAAGTTCCACAACCTGGGGCTGAAGGACTCTGGCGCGGGCAAGCGCGGGCAGGCGGGCGTGGTGGACGCGCTGCTGTCCTGGCAGTTCAACGCCTCTGGCGCCTACAGCGACGCGCCGGGCGGCACGGACGCGGCGCGGCTGCCCACGCTCAAGGCGCAGGCGCAGTCCAAGCCCACGGAGGTGGAGGGCGCGTTCCGCACCCCCACCCTGCGCAACGTGGCGCTCTCCGCGCCGTACATGCACACCGGCGCGGAGAAGACGCTGGAGGACGTGGTCGACTTCTACAACGAGGGCGGCGACCCGGACGGCACCTTCGTGGGCGTGCGCACGGAGACCATCGTCAAGCTGGACCTGAGCAGCGAGGAGAAGCAGGCGCTGGTGACGCTGCTCAAGTCCATGACGGGCGCGGCGAAGTAGGCCGGCTAGCGCACCAGGTGGAAGGACGTCTGCCGCTGGAGGGCCCAGTGCACGGTGCCCTCCGCGTCCACGACGACGTCCTCCTCCTGGGCGGAGCGCACGGGCTGGTCCTTCCATTCCGGGACGGGGCTGGTCGCCTGCAGCTCGATGGAGAACCAGGAGCTGGGCATCACCTGGTGCTCGCCGTTGCCGGGCACGCCCTCCTGGCGGTCCCACATGCCAATCATGGGGCCGGCGCCGTGGCCGTGCAGGCCAATGGGGTGTGAGTACACG comes from Corallococcus macrosporus and encodes:
- a CDS encoding S8 family serine peptidase codes for the protein MKRWGFVGLLALAACAPESSTRASAQGQVCPGVLAGGIKEETSARQGLDGTQPSRTHDDGREPVIIRFRRSGGTGTHAAAVTASGASFTASTGAKVSAVYRNIPAVAARVSPAERYLLERSDLVESIEVDQPWSAQGLTPALFSPLPRQLTAATLLPGDEYTEGLRLVQAPEVWDANGDGVLDEGAPTGQGVKVCIIDSGLDMAHPEFQGAVAASHDFLDDDDDANDRGSKGQWGQGHGTHVAGIIAARVGQGGVTGPRGSPGGMVGVAPNASLLIARVLDLQGHTQMSVVLSAMEWCESQGARVVSLSLGGGTATRSTVEAFKALLDHGMLVVAASGNQNGPVSYPASDPSVLAVGAVDSRERRASFSNAGPELSLVAPGVDVLSTFPRGLGAFAEMSVEDASPLSRSLLYSPTGDTSGRLVDCGLGDSLDSCLEATCDGFVAYVRPGAVPVDQSMANVMRQGARAVVFAAEDAPAGGSVDILSLPRSGHWAPAVSVNQAASTMLRQRLGADARLSLFPVDYTHVSGTSMAAPYVSGVAALLWSARPELTPQQVREALEASARDLGTQGRDPLFGHGLVHARDALQRLP
- a CDS encoding cytochrome-c peroxidase; amino-acid sequence: MTGFRPRTAVLALALLGAGCESEVPFPTDDELDQLSALHTQSAKPEVDPTNKWGDNADAAALGQRLFEDPGLSRCGTVSCKSCHAGESYTVETATAEGCGGHQSERNPPSLLNVGYSRWFMWDGRADRLWSQAVLPLTNPIEMDSDATVVRSRLVAEPTYTAAYSALFGKAPADESDGDRLMANVGKVLAAYQRTLNRTDAPFDADVRRFLQAVEAGTQEKDPAYLGLKTFMRKGQCVVCHKGRSLTDDKFHNLGLKDSGAGKRGQAGVVDALLSWQFNASGAYSDAPGGTDAARLPTLKAQAQSKPTEVEGAFRTPTLRNVALSAPYMHTGAEKTLEDVVDFYNEGGDPDGTFVGVRTETIVKLDLSSEEKQALVTLLKSMTGAAK